Proteins co-encoded in one uncultured Draconibacterium sp. genomic window:
- a CDS encoding type ISP restriction/modification enzyme, with amino-acid sequence MNVSEYLAVLNNRFQSGISSEHTYRGDLESLIRSLVTEVEITNEPSKVTDCGNPDYVITKGKIPVGYIEAKDIGKDLNHKQYKEQFTRYKNALDNLIITDYLWFQFFKEGELVHEIRIGEIDGNSIKPLPENFTNFENLVRDFCTYVGQTIRSGKKLAGMMAAKARLLQNIVERALTADNENDENSTLNDQYESFKNILIHDLTPKGFADIYAQTLAYGMFAARYHDQTPEDFSRYEAAELIPKTNPFLKKLFTYIAGPDIDERIKRTVDNLALVFRAVNLDALLHNFGRSTQTHDPIIHFYETFLAEYDAKLRKARGVWYTPEPVVNFIVRAVDDILKTEFDLPQGLADTAKTKIKVPVQGSKKMQELEVHKVQVLDPATGTGTFLAEVVKHIYHSKFKSMQGAWSAYVDEHLIPRLNGFELLMASYAMAHLKLDMLLHDTGYKYSPASAKGLAARSGQQRFNIYLTNSLEEHHPDTGTLWANWLSTEANEANHIKRDTPVMCVIGNPPYSVSSTNKSEWIQGLLKDYKKDLNERKINLDDDYIKFIRFGQHYIEKNGEGILVYISNNSFIDGITHRQMRKSLLENFDKIYILDLHGFAKLKEISLVADKDENVFDIQQGVSINIFVKTSKNKKQNACSLHYFEKYGSRQEKYDFLNSNYLKNINWKSLHPIEPYFFFVEKDFSEQSSHNEGFKITDLFTASNSGIKTDRDKLFYDLNKEELDRRFRTLLSEELTPSFVEEYSVKDSGSYKITSAIKKVKFEEKNIQSSCYRPFDKYYTYYDPQLISRPAQKAMVHFNGHRNIGLVLGRQGQVIGHMQWNLVYCINSLADYNIFYRGGGYVFPLYLYPDNKGQQTIDQQQERKPNLNPKIVQQIAKATGLTFTPEVDTSTSLSVTDTFAPIDILDYIYAVLHSPTYRTKYKEFLKIDFPRVPYPKNTETFWKLVKLGGELRQIHLLESPKIEQPITTYPEAGTNEVEKPQFKISPPGQEGCPQDGVVGQVYINSTQYFANVPQSAWEFYIGGYQPAQKWLKDRKGRTLTFEDIMHYKKIIVAITETGRLMKDVDNLELE; translated from the coding sequence ATGAATGTCTCCGAATATTTAGCCGTACTTAACAATCGTTTTCAATCGGGCATATCAAGCGAACATACCTATCGTGGCGATTTGGAAAGCCTTATCCGCAGCTTGGTTACCGAAGTGGAAATTACCAACGAACCATCGAAAGTTACCGATTGCGGAAACCCCGACTATGTAATTACAAAAGGCAAAATACCCGTAGGTTATATCGAAGCCAAAGACATTGGCAAAGACCTGAACCACAAACAATACAAAGAACAGTTTACCCGCTATAAAAATGCGCTCGATAACCTGATAATTACCGATTACCTCTGGTTTCAGTTTTTTAAAGAGGGCGAACTGGTACACGAAATACGTATTGGCGAAATTGACGGGAACAGCATTAAACCACTGCCCGAGAACTTTACCAATTTCGAAAACCTTGTACGCGATTTTTGTACCTATGTGGGGCAAACCATTCGCTCGGGTAAAAAGCTGGCCGGTATGATGGCGGCCAAAGCACGCCTGTTGCAAAATATTGTTGAACGGGCACTTACTGCCGACAACGAAAACGACGAAAACTCAACGCTTAACGATCAGTACGAATCGTTTAAAAACATACTGATACACGACCTCACGCCAAAAGGTTTTGCCGATATTTATGCGCAAACGCTGGCTTACGGAATGTTTGCTGCGCGTTACCACGACCAAACGCCCGAAGACTTTAGCCGTTACGAGGCTGCCGAGTTAATACCCAAAACCAATCCTTTTCTGAAAAAGCTGTTTACCTACATTGCCGGACCCGATATCGACGAACGGATAAAACGCACGGTTGATAACCTCGCGCTGGTTTTTAGGGCGGTAAACCTCGACGCGCTGCTGCATAACTTTGGCCGAAGCACACAAACCCACGACCCCATTATTCATTTTTACGAAACCTTTTTGGCCGAATACGATGCCAAACTACGCAAAGCGCGTGGCGTTTGGTACACGCCCGAGCCGGTGGTGAATTTTATTGTGCGTGCCGTTGACGATATCCTGAAAACCGAGTTCGATTTGCCACAAGGATTGGCCGATACCGCAAAAACAAAAATAAAAGTGCCCGTGCAGGGAAGTAAAAAAATGCAGGAGCTTGAGGTGCACAAAGTACAGGTACTCGACCCCGCTACCGGAACAGGTACTTTTTTGGCCGAAGTGGTAAAGCACATTTATCACAGCAAATTTAAAAGTATGCAGGGTGCCTGGAGCGCTTATGTCGATGAGCACCTTATTCCGCGCCTCAACGGTTTCGAGCTGCTAATGGCCTCCTACGCCATGGCACACCTAAAACTCGATATGCTGTTGCACGACACCGGCTACAAATATTCTCCTGCCTCAGCTAAGGGGCTTGCAGCACGCAGTGGTCAACAGCGTTTTAACATTTACCTTACCAACAGCCTCGAAGAACACCACCCCGACACCGGCACCCTTTGGGCCAACTGGCTAAGCACCGAGGCCAACGAAGCCAACCACATAAAACGCGATACACCCGTTATGTGTGTTATTGGTAACCCGCCGTATTCGGTTAGCAGCACCAATAAATCAGAATGGATACAAGGCCTGTTGAAAGATTATAAGAAAGACTTGAATGAAAGGAAAATAAACCTGGACGATGATTACATAAAGTTTATACGGTTCGGGCAGCATTATATTGAGAAAAATGGCGAAGGCATATTAGTATATATATCTAATAATAGTTTTATTGATGGAATTACGCATCGACAAATGCGAAAAAGTTTATTAGAGAATTTTGACAAGATTTATATCTTGGATTTGCACGGTTTTGCCAAACTGAAGGAAATTTCTCTTGTGGCGGACAAAGATGAAAATGTATTTGATATCCAACAAGGTGTAAGTATAAATATCTTTGTTAAAACGAGTAAGAATAAGAAGCAGAATGCTTGTTCGTTACATTATTTTGAGAAATATGGAAGTCGTCAAGAAAAATATGACTTCCTCAATAGCAATTATTTAAAAAATATTAATTGGAAAAGTCTGCATCCGATTGAGCCATATTTCTTTTTTGTTGAAAAGGATTTTTCCGAACAGTCTAGTCATAATGAAGGATTTAAAATTACCGATTTATTCACAGCTTCAAACTCTGGCATAAAAACAGACCGAGATAAATTATTCTATGATTTAAATAAAGAAGAGTTAGACCGTAGGTTTAGAACACTTCTTTCAGAGGAATTAACTCCTTCATTTGTTGAAGAATATTCAGTTAAAGATTCTGGTAGTTACAAAATTACTTCTGCAATCAAAAAAGTAAAATTCGAAGAAAAGAACATTCAAAGCAGCTGTTACAGACCATTCGATAAATATTATACTTATTACGACCCGCAATTAATTAGCAGACCGGCACAAAAAGCAATGGTTCATTTTAATGGTCACAGAAATATTGGTCTTGTACTGGGAAGGCAAGGGCAAGTTATCGGTCATATGCAATGGAATTTAGTTTATTGTATTAACTCTTTAGCTGACTATAATATATTTTATCGTGGTGGTGGATATGTTTTCCCTTTGTATTTATATCCAGACAATAAAGGTCAACAAACCATAGACCAGCAACAAGAGCGTAAACCCAACTTAAACCCCAAAATAGTACAGCAAATAGCCAAAGCCACCGGCCTAACGTTTACGCCCGAGGTAGACACTTCGACTTCGCTCAGTGTGACAGACACCTTTGCGCCCATCGATATTCTCGACTACATTTATGCGGTGTTACATTCGCCCACCTACCGCACCAAATACAAGGAGTTTCTGAAAATTGATTTTCCGCGTGTACCATACCCTAAAAACACCGAAACCTTTTGGAAGTTGGTTAAACTGGGTGGAGAATTGAGGCAAATCCATTTGCTCGAAAGCCCAAAGATAGAGCAGCCCATTACCACTTACCCCGAGGCCGGAACTAACGAGGTAGAAAAACCACAGTTCAAAATTTCCCCTCCTGGTCAGGAGGGGTGTCCGCAGGACGGGGTGGTTGGCCAAGTATACATTAACAGCACCCAGTATTTTGCCAACGTGCCGCAAAGTGCCTGGGAATTTTACATTGGCGGCTACCAGCCCGCCCAAAAATGGCTAAAAGACCGTAAAGGTCGCACACTAACATTCGAAGACATTATGCACTACAAAAAAATAATTGTCGCCATCACCGAAACCGGCCGGTTAATGAAAGACGTTGATAATTTAGAGCTAGAATGA
- a CDS encoding nuclear transport factor 2 family protein — translation MMKAFTLFLISFIVATTLAVGQSSDEIKIRQLEKHWTELLNQGDTTSLLKIWSENYVVNNPNGKIVTPKEIVALMKSGHKFPLVERIIEKITFNQDIAIVMGKELQQPKNMTMNHDDWIPRRFTNVWIKTDEEWKLAVRQSTQVNSQ, via the coding sequence ATGATGAAAGCATTTACTTTGTTCTTAATCAGTTTTATTGTAGCAACTACCCTTGCTGTTGGACAATCAAGTGATGAAATAAAAATCAGACAATTAGAAAAGCATTGGACTGAATTGCTCAATCAGGGAGATACAACCTCTTTATTAAAGATCTGGTCTGAAAACTACGTGGTAAACAATCCAAATGGTAAAATTGTAACCCCGAAGGAAATCGTTGCACTTATGAAAAGTGGGCATAAATTTCCATTAGTTGAAAGGATAATTGAGAAAATCACGTTCAATCAAGACATTGCAATTGTGATGGGTAAAGAATTACAACAACCCAAAAATATGACGATGAACCATGATGACTGGATTCCGAGGAGATTCACCAATGTTTGGATAAAAACAGACGAAGAATGGAAACTGGCAGTAAGACAATCAACGCAAGTTAATTCACAATAG
- a CDS encoding DUF6261 family protein, translating into MPEEVEAAKHLERVFNLYGGIRYLSLKEQTAAATNLNNDLKQPKMAVHCETIGITPWVLAHEAENTAVNDLQNQRDSEKANRNFAKAKEVRLAFDKVYETLVNRVNAMVTLRMATPVIENFIIEVNQKIKNLENQLAARQGHSDSEDEEPADTAAEE; encoded by the coding sequence ATACCTGAAGAAGTTGAAGCTGCAAAACACCTTGAACGGGTTTTTAATTTGTACGGAGGCATCAGATACCTATCGCTAAAAGAACAAACAGCAGCTGCAACCAATCTGAATAACGACCTGAAACAACCGAAAATGGCTGTGCATTGCGAAACCATTGGCATTACCCCCTGGGTTTTGGCACACGAAGCGGAAAACACAGCCGTAAACGACCTTCAAAACCAACGCGACAGCGAAAAGGCAAACCGCAATTTCGCAAAGGCAAAAGAAGTTCGTTTGGCTTTTGATAAGGTATACGAAACACTGGTAAACCGGGTGAATGCCATGGTAACTTTGCGTATGGCAACTCCCGTAATCGAGAACTTTATTATCGAGGTAAACCAGAAAATTAAAAACCTTGAAAATCAACTCGCCGCCCGCCAGGGGCACAGTGACAGCGAAGACGAAGAACCTGCTGACACTGCGGCAGAGGAATAA
- the hypD gene encoding trans-4-hydroxy-L-proline dehydratase: MSFADEPTIKTPERPAGAEGNFYTPHPDAIGPGMNERIQRLRKLSVETQESLSIERALITTKFYKENYGKYSEPMMRALNFLEICKQKTIYIGNDELIVAERGPVPKSVPTFPELTCHSVEDFHVLNTRDQQQYTISQEDIDTYEREVIPYWEGRTMRERIFSHVPNEWKRAYEAGVFTEFMEQRAPGHTALDGTIYKKGMLDYKKEINDHISRLDFMNAPEATEKLEELKAMDVSCDAAIVFAERHADLAEEMAKTESDPKRVAELKRIAEVCRWVPANAPRNVWEAIQMYWFVHLGTVTELNGWDAMNPGHFDQHLTPFYEKELAEGTLTRDEAKELISCFWIKVNNHPAPPKVGITARESGTFNDFTNINIGGVKPDGTDGVSEVSYMMLEVIEELHILQPGNSVHIAKVTPDEFLQAAGKLIRQGHGYPSVFNPDMYIQEMVNQGKTLQDAREGGCSGCIEVGAFGKEAYLLTGYLNVPKVLEITLNNGIDPVTGKVAGIETGDPLNFKSFDELYEAFLKQLNFVVDQKIRVSNYIDQMFAKYAPAPFLSVVIEDCISKGKDYYNGGPRYNTNYIQCTGLATVTDSLSVLKKHVFEDKTFPMETILSAVSKNFEGEEVLRQRILNRTPFFGNDDEYADSIAVQVYNDLLAAIEGKPNTKGEVFHLNMLSTTCHVYFGLVLGAMPNGRFAGKSISDGTSPSHGCDTHGPTNVIRTLGKLDQSKSGGTLLNLRFVPSLLKRNKDVEKLGHLIRSYFSLGGHHIQFNIVDTATLLAAQACPEDYKDLLVRMAGYSDYFNDMNADLQQEVIDRTQNEVL; the protein is encoded by the coding sequence ATGTCTTTTGCAGATGAACCAACCATAAAGACACCCGAGCGTCCGGCAGGCGCTGAAGGTAATTTTTATACGCCGCACCCTGATGCTATTGGTCCCGGCATGAACGAACGCATTCAGCGTTTGCGTAAACTGAGTGTTGAAACGCAGGAGTCGCTGTCGATTGAACGTGCCCTGATCACCACAAAGTTTTATAAGGAAAACTATGGCAAGTACTCGGAGCCGATGATGCGTGCCCTTAATTTTCTTGAAATTTGCAAACAAAAAACCATATACATTGGCAACGATGAGTTGATTGTTGCCGAACGTGGTCCGGTGCCAAAGTCGGTTCCTACCTTTCCCGAACTCACCTGCCACAGCGTTGAGGATTTTCATGTGCTGAACACACGCGATCAGCAACAATACACGATTTCGCAGGAAGATATTGACACTTACGAACGCGAAGTAATTCCATACTGGGAAGGTCGAACTATGCGCGAGCGTATTTTTAGTCATGTTCCGAATGAGTGGAAACGTGCCTACGAAGCCGGTGTATTTACCGAGTTTATGGAGCAACGCGCTCCCGGCCATACCGCGCTCGATGGGACGATCTACAAAAAGGGAATGCTCGATTATAAAAAGGAAATCAACGATCATATTAGTCGTTTAGATTTTATGAACGCCCCTGAAGCCACCGAAAAGCTGGAGGAACTAAAAGCGATGGATGTGTCGTGCGATGCAGCTATTGTTTTTGCTGAGCGCCATGCCGATCTGGCCGAGGAAATGGCAAAAACCGAAAGCGATCCGAAACGTGTTGCCGAGTTGAAGCGAATTGCCGAAGTGTGTCGTTGGGTGCCGGCAAATGCGCCACGAAATGTGTGGGAAGCCATTCAGATGTATTGGTTTGTACACCTTGGTACGGTTACCGAATTAAACGGTTGGGATGCCATGAACCCGGGGCATTTCGATCAGCACCTTACCCCGTTCTACGAAAAAGAACTGGCCGAAGGAACCTTGACCCGCGATGAGGCCAAGGAATTAATCAGCTGTTTCTGGATAAAAGTAAATAACCACCCCGCGCCACCAAAGGTGGGAATTACGGCGCGCGAAAGTGGAACGTTTAACGATTTCACCAATATTAACATTGGTGGTGTAAAACCCGACGGAACCGATGGCGTAAGCGAAGTGTCGTATATGATGCTGGAAGTTATTGAAGAGTTGCATATTCTGCAACCGGGTAACTCGGTGCATATTGCAAAAGTTACTCCCGACGAGTTTTTACAGGCCGCCGGAAAACTGATTCGTCAGGGACACGGGTATCCGTCGGTGTTTAATCCCGATATGTACATTCAGGAAATGGTGAACCAGGGAAAGACCCTGCAAGATGCCCGCGAAGGTGGTTGCAGTGGTTGTATCGAGGTGGGCGCTTTTGGTAAAGAAGCTTATTTGCTTACCGGTTATCTGAATGTTCCGAAAGTTCTGGAGATTACGCTTAATAATGGTATCGATCCGGTTACAGGAAAAGTGGCCGGTATTGAAACAGGTGATCCGCTCAACTTTAAAAGCTTCGATGAGTTGTACGAAGCGTTCCTGAAGCAACTGAATTTTGTGGTCGACCAGAAAATACGCGTAAGCAACTACATCGACCAGATGTTTGCCAAATATGCACCGGCGCCATTCCTTTCTGTGGTTATTGAAGATTGTATCTCAAAAGGAAAAGACTACTACAATGGTGGCCCGCGCTACAATACCAACTATATTCAGTGTACCGGTCTGGCAACGGTAACCGACAGTCTTTCGGTGTTGAAAAAGCATGTTTTCGAAGACAAGACCTTCCCGATGGAAACTATTCTTAGCGCTGTGTCCAAAAATTTCGAAGGCGAAGAAGTGTTACGTCAGCGTATTCTGAACCGTACTCCGTTCTTTGGTAACGACGATGAATATGCCGATAGCATTGCTGTACAGGTATACAACGACTTGCTTGCTGCCATAGAAGGGAAACCAAATACCAAAGGCGAAGTATTTCATTTAAATATGCTTTCAACCACTTGCCATGTGTATTTTGGCTTGGTGCTGGGAGCCATGCCAAACGGGCGCTTTGCCGGAAAATCGATTTCCGACGGTACCTCGCCGTCGCACGGTTGCGATACGCACGGACCAACAAATGTGATTCGCACGCTGGGTAAACTCGACCAGTCGAAATCGGGAGGTACTTTGCTGAACCTACGTTTTGTGCCAAGTTTACTGAAACGTAATAAGGATGTGGAGAAACTGGGGCACCTTATCCGCAGTTATTTCTCGCTGGGAGGTCACCACATTCAGTTTAACATTGTTGATACGGCAACACTTTTGGCAGCGCAGGCTTGTCCTGAAGATTACAAAGATCTGCTGGTGCGTATGGCCGGATACAGCGATTATTTTAACGATATGAATGCTGACTTGCAACAGGAAGTAATTGACCGTACACAGAATGAAGTATTATAA
- a CDS encoding BRO family protein, with translation MKSEIIKSLSNNFEDHSQTTENGIEFWFARDLQHLLGYTEWRNFNMVITKAKTACEVTDNLIADHFVDVNKTIAMPKGASKEIPDMMLTRYACYLIAQNGDPRKEAIAFEKSVGCAERPCFSRLSSNDYHKGKRFCCRDYSI, from the coding sequence ATGAAAAGTGAAATAATAAAAAGCTTGTCGAACAATTTTGAAGACCACTCGCAAACCACCGAAAACGGTATTGAGTTTTGGTTTGCCCGCGATTTGCAACATCTGTTGGGGTATACCGAGTGGCGTAACTTCAATATGGTAATAACAAAAGCTAAAACAGCTTGCGAAGTAACGGATAACCTGATTGCTGATCATTTTGTTGACGTCAACAAAACGATAGCTATGCCTAAAGGGGCTAGTAAAGAAATCCCGGATATGATGCTAACGAGATACGCTTGTTATCTGATAGCACAAAACGGCGATCCGCGAAAAGAAGCTATTGCCTTTGAAAAATCAGTTGGGTGTGCCGAAAGGCCGTGCTTTAGCCGACTTTCTTCCAACGATTACCATAAAGGCAAAAGATTTTGCTGCCGAGATTACAGTATTTAA
- a CDS encoding GIY-YIG nuclease family protein yields the protein MRDHNYFVYIVTNKNKTVLYIGVTNDLQRRVYEHENGLIPGFTKKYNCHFLIYYEHFQNIDDAIVREKEIKKWRREKKENLISETNPNWNFLNTQIYDAL from the coding sequence ATGAGAGACCATAATTATTTCGTTTACATTGTTACAAACAAAAACAAGACTGTTCTCTATATTGGAGTTACAAACGATTTACAAAGAAGAGTTTATGAACATGAAAACGGATTAATACCAGGATTTACTAAAAAATACAATTGCCATTTTCTCATTTATTACGAACATTTTCAAAATATTGATGATGCTATTGTCAGGGAAAAGGAAATAAAGAAATGGAGAAGAGAGAAAAAAGAAAACCTGATAAGTGAAACTAATCCTAATTGGAATTTTTTGAATACTCAAATCTATGATGCGTTGTAG
- a CDS encoding glycyl-radical enzyme activating protein: protein MNQPLIFDIKRYAINDGPGIRITLFMKGCPLNCKWCHNPESQSPGVQKLYTESKCIGAQECVKMCPEDALTLTPKGIITDYQACTLCGICADVCPTKAIEMSGRPYEVEELMKIIERERVHIEQSNGGVTFSGGEPLMHPEFLIQMLDACGENKLHRTVDTCGFADTETLLEVAKRTELFLFDLKLMDEDKHKKWTGVSNKLILKNLRVLAESGANINIRVPFIRNVNADHNTVTEMAEFIAALPGKKPVVNLLPYHNIAANKYNKLGSEYNAFNMEEPTEEEQNRALTIFQEFGIEAEIGG, encoded by the coding sequence ATGAATCAACCACTAATATTCGATATAAAACGATACGCCATTAACGACGGCCCAGGGATTCGCATCACCCTGTTTATGAAAGGATGCCCGTTGAACTGCAAATGGTGCCACAACCCCGAGAGCCAGTCGCCGGGAGTGCAAAAGCTGTATACCGAATCGAAATGTATCGGGGCACAGGAATGCGTGAAGATGTGCCCGGAAGATGCGCTTACTCTTACGCCAAAAGGAATTATTACCGATTACCAGGCGTGTACCCTTTGTGGTATTTGTGCCGATGTATGCCCCACGAAAGCTATCGAAATGTCGGGGCGGCCCTACGAGGTGGAGGAGTTGATGAAGATCATAGAACGCGAGCGTGTACACATTGAGCAATCAAATGGTGGCGTTACCTTTTCGGGAGGCGAGCCACTGATGCACCCTGAGTTTCTGATCCAGATGCTGGATGCCTGTGGAGAAAATAAACTGCACCGCACTGTTGATACCTGTGGATTTGCCGACACCGAAACTTTGCTGGAAGTGGCTAAACGAACCGAACTTTTCCTGTTTGACCTGAAGCTTATGGATGAGGACAAACATAAGAAATGGACTGGCGTAAGTAATAAGCTTATCCTGAAAAATCTTCGGGTGCTGGCCGAAAGCGGTGCGAACATCAATATACGTGTGCCGTTTATCCGTAATGTAAATGCCGATCACAATACCGTTACCGAAATGGCAGAGTTTATTGCTGCTCTACCGGGCAAGAAGCCAGTGGTAAACTTATTGCCTTACCATAATATTGCGGCTAACAAGTACAACAAGCTCGGATCGGAATACAACGCGTTTAATATGGAAGAGCCCACCGAAGAGGAACAAAACCGGGCATTGACGATATTTCAAGAATTTGGTATTGAGGCTGAAATTGGGGGATAG
- the blaOXA gene encoding class D beta-lactamase, translating into MKKYYPILILIFITSCTNSKTQSEKQEEQKEITRSEFQIILDSANVNGSILFYNLNENKYYSNDYEWARKGRLPASTFKITNSIIGLETKVIENDSTIFKWNGEPRSYKSWEQDLSLKNAFHYSCVPCYQEVARAIGVKRMNDYLSRLEYGNMQVDSTNIDIFWLEGESEISQFEQIDFLKRFYRNELPISERTETIMKRMMVIEENEEHKLSGKTGWSVRNGNNNGWFVGYLETQSNTYFFATNIEPKENFDMDKFPSARKEVTFRALNELRN; encoded by the coding sequence ATGAAAAAATATTACCCAATCTTAATTTTGATTTTTATAACTTCTTGTACTAACAGTAAAACTCAGTCTGAGAAACAAGAGGAACAAAAAGAAATAACCAGGTCTGAATTTCAAATCATTCTTGATTCGGCAAATGTTAATGGCTCAATCCTGTTTTATAATTTAAATGAGAATAAGTATTATTCAAACGATTACGAATGGGCAAGAAAAGGAAGACTGCCTGCTTCTACATTCAAAATTACAAACTCGATAATAGGGCTTGAAACTAAAGTGATAGAAAACGATAGCACAATTTTTAAATGGAATGGTGAACCAAGGAGTTACAAAAGCTGGGAGCAGGATTTAAGCTTAAAAAATGCATTTCATTACTCCTGTGTTCCGTGCTATCAGGAAGTGGCAAGAGCTATTGGCGTAAAAAGAATGAATGACTACCTCTCCAGGCTCGAATATGGAAATATGCAGGTAGATTCAACCAATATTGATATTTTTTGGTTGGAAGGCGAGTCTGAAATTAGCCAATTTGAACAAATTGATTTTTTGAAAAGGTTTTATCGAAATGAATTACCAATTTCAGAGCGTACTGAAACAATTATGAAAAGAATGATGGTAATAGAAGAAAATGAGGAACATAAGCTAAGCGGAAAAACAGGTTGGTCAGTTCGTAACGGAAATAACAATGGTTGGTTTGTTGGGTATTTGGAAACCCAAAGCAATACCTACTTTTTTGCAACCAATATTGAGCCTAAAGAAAATTTTGATATGGATAAATTTCCATCCGCAAGAAAAGAGGTAACATTTAGAGCATTAAATGAATTGAGAAACTAA
- a CDS encoding GFA family protein, protein MEYQGSCLCKGVQFNIIGNFESFYLCHCSYCRKDTGSAHAANLFSTNAKLEWIKRETEISVFQLPDSNHAKAFCATCGSALPNLQMGGKLLVVPAGSLDTKLEKRPDAHLFISSKAAWDEALEEIKRFEGLPE, encoded by the coding sequence ATGGAATACCAGGGATCATGTTTGTGCAAAGGCGTTCAATTTAATATTATTGGCAACTTCGAAAGCTTTTATTTGTGCCATTGCAGCTATTGCCGAAAAGATACTGGATCGGCACATGCAGCCAATTTATTTTCAACAAACGCAAAGCTGGAATGGATAAAACGAGAAACGGAGATCAGCGTTTTTCAGCTGCCCGATAGTAATCACGCTAAAGCATTTTGCGCCACATGTGGTTCGGCACTTCCCAATCTGCAAATGGGCGGCAAACTTTTGGTGGTTCCGGCCGGAAGTTTAGATACGAAGTTGGAAAAACGCCCCGATGCACATCTTTTTATTTCGAGTAAAGCGGCCTGGGATGAGGCGCTGGAGGAAATAAAAAGATTTGAAGGTTTGCCTGAATAA
- a CDS encoding LapA family protein translates to MTEKQVTAVIGIFYSIGAVMVLVGAFFRLQHYPNGLSLLFLGFMLGAVTSSFDTFRLKKKIKRLEEQLKQNKD, encoded by the coding sequence ATGACCGAAAAACAAGTAACAGCAGTAATTGGAATTTTTTATTCTATTGGAGCAGTAATGGTTCTGGTGGGAGCATTTTTTAGACTTCAACATTATCCAAACGGACTATCCTTATTGTTTTTAGGATTCATGCTTGGCGCAGTAACCAGTTCTTTTGATACTTTCAGATTAAAGAAGAAAATAAAACGCTTGGAAGAACAACTAAAACAAAACAAAGATTAA